Proteins from a genomic interval of Mustela lutreola isolate mMusLut2 chromosome 4, mMusLut2.pri, whole genome shotgun sequence:
- the SFRP4 gene encoding secreted frizzled-related protein 4 encodes MLLSVLAALCLGLRLALGVRGAPCEAVRIPMCRHMPWNITRMPNHLHHSTQENAILAIEQYEELVDVNCSSVLRFFLCAMYAPICTLEFLHDPIKPCKSVCQRARDDCEPLMKMYNHSWPESLACDELPVYDRGVCISPEAIVTDLPEDAKWIDITPDMMVQERPLDVDCKRLSPDRCKCKKVKPTLATYLSKNYSYVIHAKIKAVQRSGCNEVTTVVDVKEIFKSLSPIPRTQVPLITNSSCQCPHILPHQDVLIMCYEWRSRMMLLENCLVEKWRDQLSKRSIQWEERLQEQRRTVQDKKRTAGRTSRSNTPKPKGKPPAPKPATPKKTIKARSAQKRTNPKRV; translated from the exons ATGCTGCTCTCCGTCCTGGCGGCGCTGTGCCTGGGGCTGCGCCTGGCGCTCGGCGTCCGCGGCGCGCCCTGCGAGGCGGTGCGCATCCCCATGTGCCGGCACATGCCCTGGAACATCACGCGGATGCCCAACCACCTGCACCACAGCACGCAGGAGAACGCCATCCTAGCCATCGAGCAGTACGAGGAGCTGGTGGACGTGAACTGTAGCTCGGTGCTGCGCTTCTTCCTCTGCGCCATGTACGCGCCCATCTGCACGCTGGAGTTCCTGCACGACCCCATCAAGCCGTGCAAGTCGGTGTGCCAGCGCGCGCGCGACGACTGCGAGCCCCTCATGAAGATGTACAACCACAGCTGGCCCGAGAGCCTGGCCTGCGACGAGCTACCCGTCTACGATCGCGGCGTGTGCATCTCGCCAGAAGCCATCGTCACCGACCTCCCCGAGG ATGCTAAGTGGATAGACATCACACCAGACATGATGGTTCAGGAAAGGCCTCTGGATGTGGACTGTAAACGCCTAAGCCCTG ACCGGTGCAAGTGCAAGAAGGTGAAGCCCACTCTGGCGACATATCTGAGCAAAAACTACAGCTACG TCATTCACGCCAAGATAAAAGCTGTGCAGAGGAGCGGCTGTAACGAAGTGACCACCGTGGTGGACGTGAAAGAGATCTTCAAGTCCTTGTCCCCCATCCCACGAACGCAGGTCCCACTCATCACCAATTCTTCCTGCCAGTGCCCTCACATCCTGCCCCACCAAGACGTTCTCATCATGTGTTACGAGTGGCGTTCCAG gaTGATGCTTCTTGAAAACTGTTTAGTTGAAAAATGGAGAGATCAACTCAGTAAAAGATCCATA CAGTGGGAAGAGAGGCTGCAGGAACAGCGCAGGACTGTTCAGGACAAGAAGCGAACAGCCGGGCGGACCAGTCGTagcaacaccccaaaaccaaaggGAAAGCCGCCCGCTCCCAAGCCAGCCACCCCCAAGAAGACCATTAAAGCTAGGAGTGCCCAAAAGAGAACAAACCCAAAAAGAGTGTGA